The Dehalococcoidales bacterium genome includes a window with the following:
- a CDS encoding SIMPL domain-containing protein (The SIMPL domain is named for its presence in mouse protein SIMPL (signalling molecule that associates with mouse pelle-like kinase). Bacterial member BP26, from Brucella, was shown to assemble into a channel-like structure, while YggE from E. coli has been associated with resistance to oxidative stress.) translates to MSNKLLSVAGITLAALIFLTLGAFGFALSSDKDASGIVSQQNVGIWVTGNGEVSVIPDITVLNLGVYVQMDSLEAAQAQAAESMAAIMAVTETYNIDKKDIQTTNYNISPAWSWDKDGNRFLYGYCVSNTITVKVRNTDQTGSIIDAVVDAGGEHTVINGINFTVDNPEVFYEEARSNAIANAVAKANQIAELTGVTLGKPTYIMDNSSYYGPIYRYVAYDSSMGKTEGHAPTDISTGEIKIITGIQIVFDIK, encoded by the coding sequence ATGAGTAACAAATTATTGTCTGTTGCGGGAATTACACTAGCGGCTTTGATATTTTTAACTCTGGGGGCTTTCGGGTTTGCTCTTTCTTCCGATAAAGATGCAAGCGGGATTGTAAGCCAGCAAAACGTCGGGATTTGGGTAACAGGTAACGGCGAAGTAAGCGTTATCCCCGATATTACTGTGCTGAACTTAGGAGTTTATGTTCAGATGGACTCTTTAGAGGCGGCGCAAGCACAAGCAGCGGAATCAATGGCAGCGATTATGGCTGTAACGGAAACCTATAATATCGATAAAAAGGATATTCAAACAACCAATTACAACATATCACCTGCTTGGAGCTGGGATAAAGACGGCAACAGATTCTTGTACGGTTACTGTGTTTCCAATACGATTACAGTTAAAGTAAGAAATACCGATCAGACCGGCAGTATTATCGATGCTGTTGTAGACGCCGGCGGCGAACATACCGTTATAAACGGCATTAATTTCACGGTTGATAATCCCGAAGTTTTCTATGAGGAAGCACGCTCAAACGCAATCGCAAACGCGGTCGCCAAAGCGAATCAAATCGCCGAATTAACCGGAGTGACACTGGGTAAACCAACCTATATTATGGATAACAGCAGCTATTACGGTCCGATTTACCGATACGTAGCTTATGACAGTTCGATGGGAAAAACTGAAGGGCATGCGCCGACCGACATCAGCACCGGTGAAATCAAAATAATAACCGGCATCCAGATTGTCTTTGATATCAAATAA